A DNA window from Candidatus Cloacimonadota bacterium contains the following coding sequences:
- a CDS encoding IS5 family transposase, whose translation MRQDKMTMTDYDIQNRLSQIEHFLLEFKEMVNWDKVKKYLEPLDPQRTKVAGRDSYDPVKMFRVMLLQGWYDLSDPEMEFYLRTNLLFMNFCDFSITESTPDHSTISRWRDRLTKSGLYKTVFEGIMGEFHEMGLEVKKGKMVDATLITSQARPRKKVYIETEPTGDEAQSEESTPTFEATDVTVEESVDQDAHWMKKGNQSTYGYKGHVLTDSNGIVENIIVTPANVHDTVMFPDLIFNTALEEGDIIHADKGYHSEANKELLRNNNLVDKIMHKRKRNEAEDDANKQRNKAISQHRYVIERTFGSLKRSYGWSRSRYLGLEKTTCYLYMRCLAYNIKRAMKILSLSPA comes from the coding sequence ATGCGCCAAGATAAGATGACCATGACAGACTACGACATTCAGAACCGACTGAGCCAGATAGAGCACTTTTTGCTTGAGTTCAAGGAGATGGTAAACTGGGACAAGGTAAAGAAGTATCTGGAGCCGCTTGATCCTCAGCGGACCAAGGTTGCCGGCAGAGATTCCTATGATCCAGTTAAGATGTTTAGGGTGATGTTGCTACAGGGCTGGTATGATCTTTCCGATCCTGAGATGGAGTTCTATCTTCGCACCAATCTTCTGTTCATGAACTTCTGTGACTTCAGCATAACCGAGAGTACCCCTGATCATTCGACAATCAGTCGTTGGCGCGACCGTTTGACAAAGTCCGGCTTGTATAAGACCGTGTTTGAGGGAATCATGGGCGAATTTCACGAGATGGGTTTGGAGGTCAAGAAAGGCAAGATGGTTGATGCGACCCTGATCACCTCGCAGGCCCGCCCTCGTAAGAAGGTTTACATAGAGACAGAGCCAACTGGCGATGAGGCACAGTCAGAAGAATCAACTCCCACCTTTGAAGCAACAGATGTGACAGTTGAGGAGTCAGTCGATCAAGATGCCCATTGGATGAAGAAGGGGAATCAATCGACCTATGGCTACAAGGGGCACGTATTGACTGACTCCAATGGAATCGTGGAGAACATCATCGTCACTCCTGCCAATGTGCATGACACAGTGATGTTTCCGGACTTGATCTTCAACACAGCTCTTGAGGAGGGAGACATCATTCATGCTGATAAGGGTTATCACAGCGAAGCCAATAAGGAACTGCTCAGAAACAATAATCTGGTGGATAAGATCATGCACAAACGCAAGCGGAATGAAGCCGAAGATGATGCCAACAAACAACGCAACAAGGCTATTTCTCAGCATCGCTACGTCATCGAGCGTACCTTTGGCTCGCTGAAGCGAAGCTATGGCTGGTCGAGGTCAAGATACCTGGGGCTGGAGAAAACGACTTGCTATCTCTACATGAGGTGCCTGGCCTACAACATCAAACGGGCAATGAAAATTCTTTCTCTAAGTCCTGCATAG